One Veillonellales bacterium genomic window carries:
- a CDS encoding nucleotidyltransferase domain-containing protein, which produces MPIADNQKSRVTTIMNEIVDSMKNIFGDKLRQVILFGSYARGEQEEYSDMDIMVLVNLNDQELNPYNNAIADIMTDISIKYGVLPAIIDKNYEHFHHWVPFLPFYQNVKAEGVEFYAS; this is translated from the coding sequence ATGCCTATAGCTGATAACCAAAAAAGTCGTGTCACTACCATAATGAATGAAATTGTTGATAGCATGAAAAATATCTTTGGAGATAAATTACGGCAAGTAATTCTTTTTGGCTCCTATGCTCGTGGTGAGCAGGAAGAGTATTCCGATATGGATATTATGGTGCTGGTTAATTTAAATGATCAAGAGTTGAACCCGTATAATAATGCGATTGCCGACATCATGACCGATATTTCAATCAAATACGGAGTACTTCCCGCAATCATTGATAAAAATTATGAGCATTTTCATCATTGGGTACCGTTTTTGCCCTTCTATCAGAACGTAAAAGCAGAGGGGGTTGAATTTTATGCAAGCTGA
- a CDS encoding HEPN domain-containing protein, translated as MQAEMVELSKYRMEKAKECLSDAIDAFEENRLANSINRSYYAMFHATRALLAIDSFDSKKHSSIIGYFNQYYIANGKCDHTHYQMLANAFRVRNKTDYDDFYVVSKDEAQQQLTNAQAFVEFMAHYIETEVSQRK; from the coding sequence ATGCAAGCTGAAATGGTAGAGCTGTCTAAGTACCGTATGGAAAAAGCAAAGGAATGTTTATCCGATGCTATAGATGCATTTGAGGAAAATCGACTAGCCAATTCTATCAATCGATCCTATTATGCTATGTTTCACGCAACAAGAGCTTTGCTTGCTATTGATAGCTTTGATTCCAAGAAGCATTCCAGCATAATTGGTTATTTTAACCAATATTATATTGCTAATGGAAAATGCGATCACACCCACTATCAGATGCTAGCAAATGCATTTAGGGTCCGTAATAAAACTGATTATGATGACTTTTATGTTGTGAGTAAAGATGAAGCTCAACAGCAATTAACCAATGCCCAGGCTTTTGTCGAATTTATGGCCCACTATATTGAGACTGAAGTATCGCAGCGTAAATAA